Proteins from one Dermacentor variabilis isolate Ectoservices chromosome 1, ASM5094787v1, whole genome shotgun sequence genomic window:
- the LOC142585260 gene encoding uncharacterized protein LOC142585260: protein MPFLGQAPPTPFSPMLDPAEPGHHSEFNLPDLTSTTFCQVDADEGGRHYKSDLPASTPTPLEQVDPAEASDPFEFDLSDWIPAESSQVDPADGSHHCKGDLPASTPTALEQVDPAEASDPFEFDLSDWIPAESSEVDPDEGGHHYKSDLPASTPTPLEQVDPAEGGHHYKSDLPASTPTALEQGTN from the exons TGGATCCAGCAGAACCCGGTCATCATTCCGAATTCAACTTGCCTGATCTGACTTCTACTACATTTTGTCAAG TGGACGCTGATGAAGGCGGCCGTCATTACAAAAGTGATTTGCCTGCCTCGACTCCTACTCCACTTGAACAAG TGGACCCTGCTGAGGCCAGTGATCCTTTCGAGTTCGATTTATCCGATTGGATTCCAGCTGAGTCTAGTCAAG TGGACCCTGCTGATGGCAGCCATCATTGTAAAGGTGATTTGCCTGCCTCGACTCCTACTGCACTTGAACAAG TGGACCCTGCTGAAGCCAGTGATCCTTTCGAGTTCGATTTATCCGATTGGATTCCTGCTGAATCTAGTGAAG TGGACCCTGATGAAGGCGGTCATCATTACAAAAGTGATTTGCCTGCCTCGACTCCTACTCCACTTGAACAAG TGGACCCTGCTGAAGGCGGCCATCATTATAAAAGTGATTTGCCTGCCTCGACTCCTACTGCACTTGAACAAGGTACGAATTGA